The Leishmania braziliensis MHOM/BR/75/M2904 complete genome, chromosome 28 region gacgaggcaCTCGATAAAGTGGAGAAATCAAAAGAAATGCCGagatgaagaggagaaaatGTAGACGAGAGAGGATGGGGCTGGTGAGGAAGCGGCAGCTCACCGTGTATCCCGCACAGGGAAACTCATCATCACATGTGTATGGAAGAAGAGAGCCTTGTCAAATCTCTTAAAAtggacaaggagagagagaaagaggtgaaaGGAGGGGTGAAGAAATAATGATTGAACGGACCGCCTTTTACTCGTCGCCATGTTCGCGTCCGTGCGGGCGGGCGTGCCTTCCAACACTGCATACTTTCCTCTTTCACTCTCTGCCTCGCAgactctccctttccttcctccgGTCGGTTTCCACAATCGCTGGAACGCCATCACTATTCCTTCTTCATCTGCTCCCTCTCGATCTCTGTGATCTTGGCGAtgcggctgccgtggcgcCCCTCCTTAGATGGCTCTGCTGTGAGGAAAGTGATAATAATGTCGCGAAGAATCTCCCTGCCACAGGTGCGCGCCCCGAGGCACAAGACATTGGCGTTGTTGTGCTggcggcagagctgcgccgtcACATGGTCGTTGCAGAGCGCCGCGCGAATGCCACTGAACTTGTTGGCCGCAATCGACATGCCAATGCCGGTGCCGCAGACGAGAATGCCCGTATCCGCCTCACCTTTCAAGATGGCCTCACACACCTGAGCGGCGTAGTCGGGGTAGTCGACagacgaggcggaggaggggccCATGTATATCACCTTTGACACGAcaccggtggtggtgatcaTGTCCATGATCTCCTGATGAATGTCGTAGGCGGCATGGTCGCAGCCCAGAGCAACACGCTTCGACATGATTCcgcgaggggagagagggatgaAGAGAGCGAACGAGTTTTGCAGAGGGTATTtaagaaggagaggaaagacagCAGTAGAAATCCGCTTGTCCTGTGCATATATATGCCAGCGTGGTCGTACGTGGGagacaaggagagagggggggagacaTGTAGCAGGGATAACGCGCACTGATGAGCTGAGCCTGCCCTCGACTTAAAATGATGccaggggaaagggaggtgggtaaagaaagagagagggaggaagcgaTGGGAGCAGGGAAGTGGGCATGCGAGGGAATGGAGACGAAAAAGAGCATGAAAGAGCATGAGAGACAAATCACACAGACACATGGACGCATAATCGGTACATACATAGTCAGGCGGATAGGAAAAGCAAGAGATAGGGACTGACGAGCAGGAATGGCCgatgggggaggagaggaggggggcaaaAAGAGACGCCGTGAATGCGCAAGGTCGCCGTTATACTCAGACCGTCGGGAAACTGCGCCTTCTCGTGAAAAGTGACTCGAGCGAGAGGTTTCAAAATGAGCCGCTCCTGTGAGCACGTTGACAGGCCCATGCATGTTTGCGCAAGTGTATCAGTGCGCCAGTGTGCGCCGGCGGATACACTTTTGCAAGCGCGCGATAGGCCGAAAAGGCGCCATTACACGCGCACGTAGGCACACAGTCGCACAGAAATGGTCATTCCTCCGTGCCGCCGGGGACGCCGCGGAGAGTGCATGAGAAGCAAACAAgcgaaggaaggaggaaggcaaaCACAGCGGCACATCACagcccttctctccttctctcctgtgtCAGtctttgttgtttttttctctctgctgctgtcgctctGAAGCTGCTTAGTGAAGAtgagatgaggaggaggcttCTGTCGGGCGTTGCCCACGCATTGAAACAAGGCGCATCCTCATCGGTCCAACCACTCCTCGAACACAACACCGccccgccgcggcagcctctctctctctcttgctctctcctctctcctcgttctACTTTTTTGGTTTTGACATCTGTGAATCCAGAAAAAGACACGGGAGACGGGGCGAGGGGCAGGGACGCCGGCAGGGGACATGAAGAGGGGATGAGGAGGGCGGCACCGCGGAAGCTTCCTCCACCCAGCACATACAGACAGACATACACCAGAACGCAAACACACGGAcacggaaaggggggggaaggggagggaggaagggggcgcTGTGACCGCCCCGCTGTATCTGAGGTTCCATCGGTGCAATCGGACCTCAAGAAAAGGAAACAAATTAACTCTACGCACCGCACCGCGTCATGTAACGTGTGTCCGTCTCCCACTCTGTCTGGGTGTGTAGCACATCACACCGTTTCTCTTGTTTGAGGAACAACTCCAATGACCCTACTGTGGGCAAAGACAATGAAAGGAGAGGTTGAATGGACGGAGGGCACCTTGAGAGACAAGTGGAGGCACTTCCTCCTGGCTGCGTGTGCCCGATGTGCAAAATGGCGGCGACACGTAAGCGCCCCGGCCNNNTTNNNNNNNNNNNNNNNNNN contains the following coding sequences:
- a CDS encoding putative ribose 5-phosphate isomerase; protein product: MSKRVALGCDHAAYDIHQEIMDMITTTGVVSKVIYMGPSSASSVDYPDYAAQVCEAILKGEADTGILVCGTGIGMSIAANKFSGIRAALCNDHVTAQLCRQHNNANVLCLGARTCGREILRDIIITFLTAEPSKEGRHGSRIAKITEIEREQMKKE